In Thunnus thynnus chromosome 13, fThuThy2.1, whole genome shotgun sequence, the following proteins share a genomic window:
- the mat2b gene encoding methionine adenosyltransferase 2 subunit beta isoform X2: protein MPGFGLEEEVLVPTLRVLVTGATGLLGRAVCREFENNGWFVIGTGYRRARPRLLRCDLTDEDAIRGLLHEYKPDVIVHCAAERRPDVVERHTEAAVNLNVHATSTLAKEAAVCGAFFLYISTDYVFDGRNPPYGEDDTPNPLNLYGRSKLEGERETLRHCPGAVVLRVPVLFGEVESVSESAVTSLWLKVQEATESCTLDHCQQRFPTDARDVATVCRKLSERGRQDPSIRGIFHFSGKEQMTKYETAVAIAQAFNLPSNHLIPLTEQPAAAALRPINSQLNCSRLELLNLSVSPRPFTSAITDCLWPFTPDKRWRQTVFH, encoded by the exons ATGCCTGGGTTCGGGTTGGAG GAGGAGGTGCTGGTCCCGACTCTCAGGGTCCTGGTTACTGGGGCAACGGGTCTCCTGGGTCGGGCCGTGTGCAGAGAGTTCGAGAACAACGGCTGGTTCGTTATTGGGACGGGATACAGGAGGGCAAGGCCCCGCCTCCTCCGCTGTGACCTCACAGATGAGGATGCCATCAGAGGATTGCTGCACGAATACAAG CCTGATGTGATCGTCCACTGTGCAGCAGAGAGACGTCCAGATGTGGTGGAGAGACACACTGAGGCAGCTGTCAATCTCAATGTGCACGCCACGAGCACGCTCGCCAAGGAAGCAG CCGTGTGCGGAGCGTTCTTCCTCTACATCAGCACCGACTACGTGTTTGATGGCAGGAATCCTCCGTACGGAGAAGACGACACTCCGAATCCTCTGAACCTGTACGGACGCAGCAagctggagggagagagagagacactccGACACTGTCCAG GTGCGGTGGTGCTGCGGGTTCCGGTGCTGTTCGGGGAAGTGGAGTCGGTGTCAGAGAGCGCCGTGACGTCGCTGTGGCTCAAAGTTCAGGAGGCAACAGAAAGCTGTACGCTGGATCACTGCCAGCAGAGATTCCCCACCGACGCCCGAGACGTCGCCACCGTCTGCAGGAAGCTGTccgagagagggagacag GACCCATCCATCAGAGGAATCTTCCATTTCTCGGGTAAAGAGCAGATGACTAAATATGAGACGGCCGTCGCCATTGCTCAGGCCTTCAACCTGCCGTCCAACCACCTCATACCT ctcaCCGAGCAGCCGGCAGCCGCGGCTCTTCGTCCAATCAACAGTCAGTTAAACTGTTCCCGCCTGGAGCTGCTGAACCTGAGCGTCTCGCCACGACCTTTCACCTCCGCCATCACTGACTGTCTGTGGCCCTTCACCCCCGACAAACGCTGGAGACAGACAGTCTTCcactga
- the mat2b gene encoding methionine adenosyltransferase 2 subunit beta isoform X1, producing MSRAELRINFSPGRVQLVQEEVLVPTLRVLVTGATGLLGRAVCREFENNGWFVIGTGYRRARPRLLRCDLTDEDAIRGLLHEYKPDVIVHCAAERRPDVVERHTEAAVNLNVHATSTLAKEAAVCGAFFLYISTDYVFDGRNPPYGEDDTPNPLNLYGRSKLEGERETLRHCPGAVVLRVPVLFGEVESVSESAVTSLWLKVQEATESCTLDHCQQRFPTDARDVATVCRKLSERGRQDPSIRGIFHFSGKEQMTKYETAVAIAQAFNLPSNHLIPLTEQPAAAALRPINSQLNCSRLELLNLSVSPRPFTSAITDCLWPFTPDKRWRQTVFH from the exons ATGAGCCGCGCAGAACTGAGGATTAACTTCAGTCCGGGCCGCGTGCAGCTGGTTCAG GAGGAGGTGCTGGTCCCGACTCTCAGGGTCCTGGTTACTGGGGCAACGGGTCTCCTGGGTCGGGCCGTGTGCAGAGAGTTCGAGAACAACGGCTGGTTCGTTATTGGGACGGGATACAGGAGGGCAAGGCCCCGCCTCCTCCGCTGTGACCTCACAGATGAGGATGCCATCAGAGGATTGCTGCACGAATACAAG CCTGATGTGATCGTCCACTGTGCAGCAGAGAGACGTCCAGATGTGGTGGAGAGACACACTGAGGCAGCTGTCAATCTCAATGTGCACGCCACGAGCACGCTCGCCAAGGAAGCAG CCGTGTGCGGAGCGTTCTTCCTCTACATCAGCACCGACTACGTGTTTGATGGCAGGAATCCTCCGTACGGAGAAGACGACACTCCGAATCCTCTGAACCTGTACGGACGCAGCAagctggagggagagagagagacactccGACACTGTCCAG GTGCGGTGGTGCTGCGGGTTCCGGTGCTGTTCGGGGAAGTGGAGTCGGTGTCAGAGAGCGCCGTGACGTCGCTGTGGCTCAAAGTTCAGGAGGCAACAGAAAGCTGTACGCTGGATCACTGCCAGCAGAGATTCCCCACCGACGCCCGAGACGTCGCCACCGTCTGCAGGAAGCTGTccgagagagggagacag GACCCATCCATCAGAGGAATCTTCCATTTCTCGGGTAAAGAGCAGATGACTAAATATGAGACGGCCGTCGCCATTGCTCAGGCCTTCAACCTGCCGTCCAACCACCTCATACCT ctcaCCGAGCAGCCGGCAGCCGCGGCTCTTCGTCCAATCAACAGTCAGTTAAACTGTTCCCGCCTGGAGCTGCTGAACCTGAGCGTCTCGCCACGACCTTTCACCTCCGCCATCACTGACTGTCTGTGGCCCTTCACCCCCGACAAACGCTGGAGACAGACAGTCTTCcactga